One segment of Ancylothrix sp. D3o DNA contains the following:
- a CDS encoding circadian clock protein KaiA, with protein sequence MSTALRPLLFVCVFLYTDVLASKLVPYFPAERYAISFFTSEAEFLLFAGGQKQQLDCLILEQNPALLSLAARLREQDILLPAVIIKGPVEANTPEGSFSSPTSSQAVADNIPPCFYHRAEVMVGCDKLGEITDFLHHALTEFLNLSPNGDLIPPSKDTPDNERTSQHYLMQQQHRLSEKLRERLGYLGVYYKRNPQGFIRNLAPADKQQLLAILKDEYREIVLNYFLDEQFLNQKIDNFVNIVFFADVPVTNIVEIHMDLMDEFSKQLKLEGRSEEILLDYRLTLIDTIAHLCEMYRRSIPRDS encoded by the coding sequence TTGTCTACCGCTTTGCGACCCCTACTTTTTGTTTGTGTTTTCCTTTACACCGATGTGCTGGCTTCTAAGCTGGTGCCCTATTTCCCTGCTGAACGCTATGCGATCAGTTTTTTTACTTCTGAGGCTGAATTTTTGCTCTTTGCTGGGGGTCAAAAACAACAACTGGATTGCTTGATTTTAGAACAGAACCCCGCTTTGTTATCGCTGGCCGCAAGGTTGCGTGAGCAAGATATTTTGTTGCCGGCGGTTATTATTAAGGGGCCGGTGGAGGCTAATACCCCGGAGGGTTCTTTTTCTTCTCCTACTTCTTCTCAAGCGGTTGCTGATAACATTCCTCCTTGTTTTTACCACCGTGCGGAGGTGATGGTTGGATGCGATAAACTTGGTGAAATTACCGATTTTCTTCACCACGCACTGACTGAATTTCTTAACCTTTCTCCTAACGGGGACTTAATACCGCCCTCTAAAGATACCCCCGACAACGAACGGACATCTCAGCATTATTTAATGCAGCAGCAGCACCGGCTCTCAGAAAAGTTACGGGAACGATTAGGATACTTAGGTGTGTATTACAAACGCAACCCGCAGGGATTTATCCGCAATTTGGCTCCGGCTGACAAACAACAACTCCTAGCTATTCTTAAAGATGAGTATCGGGAAATTGTCTTGAATTATTTTCTGGATGAACAATTCTTAAACCAAAAAATTGATAACTTTGTAAACATTGTCTTTTTTGCCGATGTCCCTGTTACCAATATTGTTGAAATTCACATGGATTTAATGGATGAGTTCTCTAAACAGCTAAAATTAGAAGGGCGCAGTGAGGAAATTCTGCTCGATTACCGGTTAACCTTGATTGATACAATTGCCCATCTGTGTGAAATGTATCGCCGTTCAATTCCTAGAGATTCGTAA